A window of Longimicrobium sp. contains these coding sequences:
- a CDS encoding HIT family protein, producing MSRWGDPEEWARLVTPEGCPICTRGGPTHVIAELEVSWLTMGDEPGPLPGSCALFLRRHAVELHEMEPDEAAAYMRDIQRVSRAVKEATGAVKMNYEIHGNTIPHLHTHVFPRYPGDPFEARPIDPRQPPHTTVIAGHAAVKRRIISALQGS from the coding sequence ATGAGCAGGTGGGGTGATCCGGAAGAATGGGCGCGGCTGGTGACGCCTGAGGGATGCCCCATCTGCACCCGGGGCGGCCCGACGCACGTCATCGCCGAACTGGAGGTGTCATGGCTGACGATGGGGGATGAGCCGGGCCCGCTTCCCGGCTCGTGCGCGCTGTTCCTGCGCCGCCACGCCGTGGAGTTGCATGAGATGGAGCCCGACGAGGCGGCGGCCTACATGCGCGACATCCAGCGGGTTTCGCGCGCGGTGAAGGAGGCGACCGGGGCCGTGAAGATGAACTACGAGATTCACGGCAACACCATCCCCCACCTGCACACGCACGTCTTTCCGCGCTACCCAGGCGATCCGTTCGAGGCCCGGCCCATCGACCCGCGCCAGCCGCCACACACGACCGTAATCGCGGGACATGCGGCCGTGAAACGGCGCATCATCTCCGCCCTCCAGGGCTCCTGA
- a CDS encoding M28 family metallopeptidase translates to MKAINLLVLGSALALGACATAASAPGGGGSGAAAITADDLRRNLFFLSSDSMRGRLGATEDELRASVWLAEQARRIGMEPAGDDGTYFQFFPLRRFRLSGESTVSVGGRPLRLWRDVIVMGPVDARVDAPLMVADGTLIPAGGAAGRVVVAALRQPPNPPPADVSLREYRYTASAVAAQRTVLSAATPAAIVLVADSVGLMAFDNMVKFQRQGRYLLDTAGVNPRAGVSPIPVFLVRPGVIPAATEGLRLTADLRTESFVYPSVNVVARVPGSDPAVRGEHVVFSGHQDHDGVHHPVNGDSIWNGADDNATVSVALLAIGRAFVRQPGRRSALFVWHGAEERGLLGSNWYARTPTVPKQSLVAVLNGDMIGRNHPDSAALLGMIPPHRNSTALVEMAMAANPGFAIDSTWDAPSHPEGWYFRSDHLPYARAGIPAIFFTTLLHPDYHTPEDEPERIDIAKLERMTRWMYATGWAVANAPQRPTVDPGFRLER, encoded by the coding sequence ATGAAAGCCATCAACCTTCTTGTCCTCGGCTCGGCGCTGGCGCTGGGCGCCTGCGCGACCGCCGCTTCTGCGCCGGGCGGTGGCGGATCGGGCGCGGCGGCGATCACGGCGGACGACCTGCGGCGCAACCTCTTCTTCCTCTCCAGCGATTCCATGCGCGGGCGGCTGGGCGCGACGGAGGACGAGCTGCGGGCATCGGTGTGGCTGGCGGAGCAGGCACGGCGGATCGGGATGGAGCCGGCGGGGGACGACGGCACGTACTTTCAGTTCTTTCCCCTGCGCCGGTTCCGCCTGTCGGGGGAGAGCACCGTCAGCGTCGGCGGGCGGCCGCTGCGGTTGTGGCGGGACGTCATCGTGATGGGGCCGGTGGATGCCCGCGTCGATGCGCCGCTGATGGTGGCGGACGGCACGCTGATCCCGGCTGGCGGAGCGGCGGGGCGGGTAGTCGTGGCCGCGCTGCGGCAGCCGCCGAATCCGCCACCGGCCGACGTCAGCCTGCGCGAGTACCGCTACACCGCCTCGGCCGTGGCGGCGCAGCGGACCGTGCTGTCGGCCGCGACGCCGGCGGCCATCGTGCTCGTGGCGGATTCGGTGGGGCTGATGGCCTTCGACAACATGGTCAAGTTCCAGCGCCAGGGCCGCTACCTGCTGGACACGGCCGGAGTGAACCCGCGGGCCGGCGTCTCGCCCATCCCCGTCTTCCTCGTGCGGCCCGGCGTGATCCCCGCCGCCACCGAGGGGCTGAGGCTCACGGCCGACCTGCGGACGGAAAGCTTCGTCTACCCGTCCGTGAACGTGGTCGCGCGCGTGCCGGGAAGTGATCCGGCCGTCCGCGGCGAGCACGTGGTGTTCAGCGGCCACCAGGACCACGACGGCGTGCACCACCCGGTGAACGGCGACAGCATCTGGAACGGCGCCGACGACAACGCCACCGTCAGCGTCGCACTTCTCGCCATCGGCCGTGCGTTCGTGCGCCAGCCGGGGCGACGGAGCGCGCTGTTCGTGTGGCACGGCGCGGAGGAGCGCGGGCTGCTGGGCAGCAACTGGTACGCGCGCACCCCCACCGTTCCCAAGCAGTCGCTGGTCGCCGTGCTCAACGGCGACATGATCGGCCGCAACCACCCGGATTCCGCCGCGCTGCTGGGGATGATCCCGCCACACCGCAACAGCACGGCGCTCGTGGAGATGGCGATGGCGGCCAACCCGGGCTTTGCGATCGACTCCACCTGGGACGCGCCGTCGCACCCGGAGGGCTGGTACTTCCGCAGCGATCACCTGCCCTACGCCCGCGCGGGCATCCCGGCCATCTTCTTCACCACGCTGCTGCACCCGGACTACCACACGCCCGAGGACGAGCCCGAGCGCATCGACATCGCCAAGCTGGAGCGGATGACGCGCTGGATGTACGCCACCGGCTGGGCGGTCGCCAACGCGCCTCAGCGGCCAACGGTTGATCCGGGGTTCCGGCTGGAGCGATGA